Within the Pirellulales bacterium genome, the region TGGACAATTTGGCGTGCGGCCATCAGCTTCTCGGCGGCAAGCCGCGTGCCTTCCGACCCCTTGTTCGTTCCCGCGGAGTTGGCCAGCGCCTCGGAGACTCCGGCAACCGCGGCATCACCGATTCCGAAAACATCGCTTATCAAACCCTGGCTTAGATCAACCTGGACAGTGGCCGGAGGCAGGTCGGGATAATCGAATTCAATCCGGCCCGCGGATCCACTATTGCCCGAAACGGCAGATTGGGCACGAGCAGCGGCGGCGCCCAACAATGTTACTGCCGCGAACGCAGCGCAGGCGCCAGCGCGGCGAACCAGCAAAGATTGAGCTTGCATCACGATTTCCTCCCTTAAATGAGTTGCGAACAGGATTTCCACGACAGTCGATCCGCGGCCATACGTGCCGCCTATCCTCGAATTCGCTCCCTGGCGGACAATCTTGGCAAGGCGGTCCATGATTTTCCGGGCCATTGTTGTGTACTACTTCCCTGACCCCGGTCCCTGACCTCAGATTCGTATGGCCTTGCAGCGCGTATTAGAACCCGAAGTGATGGATACCGCCGAGGAGGCCATCGACTACGATGCGATGGACCATGCGGCCGTGAACCGCTTGTTCGTCACCGATTTCTTGTTCGCCGCGCAGGCCGCGGGTTTGGCGGTCGCCGAAGTGCCGAGCGCAGGGAGTAGGGTGCGTCAAGTCCGCGCAGACGCACCGGAACCTGCCGCTCGCGGTGCGTCTGCGCAAAGCCTTGACGCACCCTACGGCTTCGTTGAAGTTCTCGATCTGGGCACCGGCACCGCTCAGATTCCCGTCGAACTCTGCCGCCGAGCGCCGAACATTCGGATCACGGCCGTCGATTTGGCGGCGGAAATGCTCCAAATGGCGAAGATCAACGTCGAACTGGCCGCGCTGCGCGACCGAATCCAGCTCGATCGGATTGATGCCAAGGAGTTGCCCTACGACGACGGTCGATTCGATGCCCTCATTTCCAACAGCATCGTCCACCATATCCCTGAACCGGCGGCCGTGCTGGCCGAGGCGGTGCGCGTCGTTCGCCCCGGCGGGCTGATCTTCATTCGGGACCTACTTCGTCCCGACGATGACGCCACGGTCCATCGGCTGGTGGCAACGTATGCGGCCGGCGCGATCGAACATCAGCGCGCCATGTTCGACGCCTCACTTCGCGCCGCGCTCAATCTGGATGAAATCCGCGCTCTGATCGCGGCACTCGGCTTCGCGCCAAAATCCGTCCGCGGTACAAGCGACCGCCACTGGACGTGGACGGCACGGAAATGACGCTCGCTGTGAAGCCAGCGATCCGCTGCGGTGCGGTTCACCGTAACCCGTCTACAAACTTCCCGCGAAACGTTAGAATACCTTGACGCGACGCCACCACGACCCATGCGACCGCGAATCCCGCGTCCCGATTTCGTACTTCGTCCTTCGCACCTCGTACTTATTTCATGCCTTCCTTCGCCCATCTACATTGCCACAGCCATTACAGTCTGCTCGACGGGGCCAGCCCGATCGACAAGCTCGTTGCCCGAGCCAAAGAGTTGGGGATGAACGCCCTGGCCCTGACAGACCATGGCAATCTGCATGGGGCGTTGGACTTCTATCACACCGCGCGCAAGACCGGCATCAATCCGATCGTGGGCTACGAAGCGTACATTGCGCCTGATAGCCGATTCAAGCGCGACGCCGGGGCTTTGAA harbors:
- a CDS encoding class I SAM-dependent methyltransferase; translated protein: MALQRVLEPEVMDTAEEAIDYDAMDHAAVNRLFVTDFLFAAQAAGLAVAEVPSAGSRVRQVRADAPEPAARGASAQSLDAPYGFVEVLDLGTGTAQIPVELCRRAPNIRITAVDLAAEMLQMAKINVELAALRDRIQLDRIDAKELPYDDGRFDALISNSIVHHIPEPAAVLAEAVRVVRPGGLIFIRDLLRPDDDATVHRLVATYAAGAIEHQRAMFDASLRAALNLDEIRALIAALGFAPKSVRGTSDRHWTWTARK